One region of Helicoverpa zea isolate HzStark_Cry1AcR chromosome 24, ilHelZeax1.1, whole genome shotgun sequence genomic DNA includes:
- the LOC124642159 gene encoding serpin B5-like has protein sequence MRLSIVIVALCIAHGAYSQGLFSSIIRAPSQIANGAGNILSGIFGGGKSEDPCSKNVMEEYKKSVTAFHNKLYTNIAARSDNHFVFSPYSVWLSLAALAEGSDASVKNQIFSSINMPLQWCRRKKFYDIALNVEPEGRDVTLKRRRSLILDEDVKVLSSWGRLMRSTGLLNYAYAPIKSNPRATSKKVRNFIGTRSNIVLKGNSVLLDSLDFNGLWTTSFPEAGIRSQPFFNELGQKIGTVQMMHLKKKVRLAHAPFMGAKVLELPVGTNGRYTMLIAVGTGNGILKNAIAIFMGSIMEIFSLLQMSLFPLDVAVPMFQLSSEYDLRPALEDTGIRQFWRNPEATKLVSDPPATPGGLIQRVSIKIGSEGVEPPPTAGKGLFDGIANLASDTATGVASAVGHEFTADRPFMFALFDTETRTCLYAGAFSRPNAMKRL, from the exons ATGCGGTTGTCCATCGTAATTGTAGCCCTGTGCATAGCACACGGGGCATACAGCCAGGGTCTATTCAGCAGCATCATCCGCGCCCCGAGTCAAATAGCTAATGGAGCCGGGAATATACTCTCCGGGATATTCGGAGGCGGCAAATCAGAAGACCCTTGCTCCAAAAATGTGATGGAAGAGTACAAAAAATCCGTCACCGCATTCCATAATAAGTTGTATACGAACATCGCAGCTCGGAGCGATAATCACTTCGTGTTCTCTCCATATTCAGTCTGGCTGTCTTTAGCTGCTTTAGCTGAAGGCTCCGATGCCTCAGTCAAGAATCAAATATTTAGCTCCATCAACATGCCCTTACAATGGTGTCGGAGAAAGAAGTTCTATGATATTGCTTTAAATGTAGAACCAGAAGGTCGGGATGTGACTCTCAAACGGCGCAGAAGTCTGATCCTCGATGAAGACGTGAAGGTTCTATCATCTTGGGGCCGGTTGATGCGCTCGACTGGTCTCCTAAATTACGCCTACGCTCCAATCAAGAGCAACCCTAGAGCTACTTCCAAAAAAGTGCGCAACTTCATAGGAACTCGGTCTAATATTGTCCTGAAAGGTAACTCTGTTCTTCTGGACTCTTTGGACTTCAATGGTCTTTGGACAACGTCGTTCCCTGAAGCGGGTATTCGCAGCCAGCCGTTTTTCAACGAGTTGGGACAGAAGATTGGGACGGTTCAAATGATGCATTTGAAGAAGAAGGTGCGGCTGGCTCATGCTCCGTTCATGGGGGCCAAGGTTTTGGAATTGCCTGTGGGTACCAATGGCCGGTATACCATGTTGATAGCTGTGGGCACAGGAAACGGAATCCTGAAGAATGCCATCGCAATCTTCATGGGATCTATCATGGAGATTTTCTCGCTGCTGCAAATGAGCTTGTTCCCTCTAGACGTAGCGGTGCCGATGTTCCAATTGTCCTCAGAGTATGATCTGCGGCCTGCGCTAGAAGATACTGGTATTCGCCAGTTCTGGAGAAACCCAGAAGCCACAAA GCTCGTATCAGACCCGCCAGCGACTCCCGGCGGTCTTATCCAGCGGGTGTCTATCAAAATCGGCAGTGAGGGTGTTGAACCACCGCCCACAGCCGGCAAGGGTCTTTTCGATGGCATCGCAAACTTAGCTTCAGACACGGCTACTGGTGTCGCGTCGGCCGTTGGTCACGAGTTTACTGCTGACAGACCGTTCATGTTTGCGCTTTTTGATACGGAAACTAGGACCTGTTTGTATGCCGGGGCGTTTTCGAGACCTAATGCTATGAAGAGGTTGTGA
- the LOC124642363 gene encoding serpin I2-like has product MKAIIWLLQVILVSTVAGYEDIFSRSVDSCNLFRDVTQEYRISVYEFTAQAYKDIGPRSSYHFTFSPLSVWIILAALAEGADSYTQQQMFWFLRLPSDPCERLNYYQLATSRYLASSYVNVVSTRSMLFDSNVALNPDWYNFVANNRLIDLSSVPLRDDPQGALNAISLSSVSLTGLDLSGNSVIVDTMDYEGLWSTAFSDATVQRSPFYNMAGKQIGEVDLMRVTKRAKTGFVESINAKFLDLPIGLNGRYRMLFALLKENSDVEAILKKVKNTLIIEYLESARESNVPVEIAIPRFSMTTQVNVRVILEKLGISGFWTNPNTTRHISTPPALPTSFVQRSTITLDNQGIRPAPATTDSLVNVTTNIDPVVGREFVANRPFLFGLFDAEMYSCLMSSIYSQPTYIH; this is encoded by the exons ATGAAAGCTATAATTTGGCTGCTACAAGTAATATTAGTGAGCACCGTCGCTGGATATGAAGATATATTTTCACGGAGCGTCGACTCGTGTAACTTATTCCGCGATGTGACACAAGAATACCGTATATCTGTTTACGAGTTCACCGCTCAGGCATACAAGGACATCGGGCCTCGGAGTTCGTACCATTTCACATTCTCCCCTCTGTCCGTTTGGATAATTCTCGCCGCTTTGGCTGAGGGTGCCGACTCTTACACGCAACAACAGATGTTTTGGTTCCTAAGACTCCCAAGCGACCCCTGTGAGCGACTGAACTACTATCAATTAGCTACAAGTCGATACCTCGCCAGTAGTTACGTAAATGTCGTCTCAACGCGTTCGATGCTTTTCGATAGTAATGTGGCGTTGAATCCTGACTGGTATAACTTTGTAGCGAATAACCGTCTCATCGATTTATCGTCGGTGCCATTACGGGACGATCCCCAGGGAGCGCTTAACGCTATTAGCCTTTCTTCAGTCAGTTTGACGGGTCTCGACTTGAGTGGCAACTCTGTTATCGTCGATACGATGGACTATGAGGGTTTGTGGAGCACTGCCTTCTCAGACGCGACGGTCCAACGTTCACCATTCTATAACATGGCTGGAAAGCAAATAGGTGAAGTTGATTTGATGCGAGTGACGAAGCGCGCGAAAACAGGCTTCGTTGAAAGTATCAATGCGAAATTTTTGGATCTTCCTATTGGCTTGAATGGTCGCTACCGAATGTTATTTGCTTTGCTTAAGGAAAATAGTGATGTCGAAGCTATTCTCAAAAAAGTTAAGAATACGTTAATTATTGAGTACTTAGAATCTGCACGTGAGAGCAATGTCCCAGTGGAAATCGCTATACCGAGGTTTTCGATGACTACTCAAGTTAATGTTCGAGTTATACTAGAGAAATTGGGAATCTCTGGATTCTGGACAAATCCAAATACTACcag GCACATATCCACTCCGCCGGCGTTACCGACCAGTTTCGTGCAGCGTTCCACCATAACCCTGGACAACCAAGGCATCAGACCAGCCCCAGCAACCACAGACTCCTTGGTTAACGTAACCACGAACATTGATCCCGTTGTAGGAAGGGAGTTCGTGGCTAACCGACCGTTTCTGTTTGGACTCTTTGATGCAGAAATGTATTCATGTTTGATGTCTTCCATTTATAGTCAGCCTACTTATATACATTAA
- the LOC124642477 gene encoding leukocyte elastase inhibitor-like isoform X2, giving the protein MRLLILTLLLVCCCVPILTHHDQRLISSLVYDPRICIVNEDLIYNYRSSIYNFSISLFRPVAFRSNLNFVFSPLSIWIMLAAIAEGAEPLTQQKLFQLLNLPNDPCIRQLYYQLATTRAFPTNDVNIKSTRVLLINDGTVLNPSWHGLVVKNSLLEVITAPMRYNPVATANEIKRIMSARLPRLDLSGNSVLLDTMDYNGLWTTAFGDAVVERAPFYDLVGKQIGTVDIMKVKRRARMGYVKKLNAKVLELPIGVDERYRMLFSVVIGDADLKPVVTGVTKELIFELFAGLRHSYVQIDVAIPRTVITSEVDVRTVLEDLGVHELWTDPSVTRYISNPPAHPSSFVQRSTAVLNNTGLYFEPTEYNHPSGLRTGLEPILGTDFVADRPFLFGLVDSETKSILLAAAFSRPTYPL; this is encoded by the exons ATGCGACTATTAATTCTAACTTTACTACTAGTGTGTTGTTGTGTTCCAATATTAACACACCATGACCAAAGACTTATATCTTCATTGGTCTACGACCCAAGAATATGCATCGTGAACGAAGACTTGATCTATAACTATCGGAGTTCGATTTACAACTTCAGTATTTCATTGTTCAGACCCGTTGCTTTTCGAAGCAATCTAAACTTCGTATTCTCTCCATTATCGATATGGATAATGCTCGCGGCGATCGCGGAGGGTGCTGAGCCTTTAACACAGCAGAAACTGTTCCAACTTCTAAACCTGCCTAATGACCCGTGCATCCGACAGCTTTACTACCAACTGGCAACTACTCGTGCGTTCCCTACCAACGACGTGAACATTAAAAGCACAAGGGTCCTATTAATCAATGATGGTACCGTATTAAACCCAAGTTGGCACGGCTTAGTTGTGAAGAATTCTCTTCTAGAGGTAATAACAGCGCCGATGAGGTACAACCCGGTAGCAACAGCTAATGAGATCAAAAGAATCATGTCTGCGCGTCTCCCAAGATTGGATCTGAGTGGAAACTCGGTCCTTTTAGACACAATGGATTACAATGGTTTATGGACCACGGCATTCGGTGATGCGGTCGTCGAAAGAGCACCGTTCTACGATTTGGTAGGAAAACAAATAGGAACCGTGGATATAATGAAAGTCAAAAGACGAGCTAGGATGGGTTATGTGAAGAAACTAAACGCTAAGGTACTTGAATTACCTATTGGCGTTGACGAGCGTTATCGAATGTTGTTCAGCGTTGTTATAGGGGATGCTGACTTGAAGCCTGTTGTTACTGGTGTTACTAAGGAGCTTATATTTGAATTGTTTGCTGGGCTGAGACACAGTTATGTGCAGATAGATGTTGCGATACCAAGAACGGTGATAACTAGCGAAGTGGATGTGAGGACGGTGTTAGAAGATTTGGGGGTTCACGAGCTTTGGACTGATCCCTCTGTTACTAG GTACATATCAAACCCGCCAGCTCACCCGAGCAGCTTCGTGCAGCGTTCTACCGCAGTCCTCAATAACACTGGCCTGTACTTCGAGCCCACAGAGTACAATCACCCCTCAGGCCTCCGCACTGGCTTAGAACCTATTCTAGGCACAGACTTTGTGGCTGACCGGCCTTTCTTGTTTGGCTTGGTAGATTCAGAGACAAAGTCAATCCTTTTGGCGGCAGCGTTTTCTAGGCCTACTTATCCTCTTTGA
- the LOC124642477 gene encoding serpin-Z4-like isoform X1: MRVFIFAILVACAGFCVSTPRPHNFDLKGTHLLEPCNVHIDVSHDYRSDLYEFAISMYRAVSARKEINFVYSPLSVWIMLAGLAEGSDPYTQQQLFSLLKLPYDACTRQKYYQYAGSRLVPSEDVKIISNRVLLLDAGVTPYPTWYDLVLKNNIMDVLTAPLHYNPVATTNELRRLLNAHLPSINLKGNSILVDTVDYNGLWTTEFADARIERAPFYDQLGNAIGFVDLMKVTKRAKLGYVKSLKAKVLELPVGGNEQYKMIFALFPETDNVRNTFNLVTSEIVFEMFDSFKESNVPVEIAIPRFVTTNELNIRTVVEDFGVTSLWTDPAATRNVSHPPALPSSWVHRATLTLDNHGIYSSPFEVPQATPYVAEGPTGLDPKVGNEFIADRPFLFALFDEETLTCLVASSFSVPTYK, translated from the exons ATGCGTGTGTTTATTTTCGCTATACTAGTAGCCTGTGCGGGATTCTGTGTCTCGACTCCGAGACCACATAACTTCGATTTAAAAGGAACTCATTTGCTAGAACCCTGCAATGTTCACATTGATGTCTCGCACGATTATCGCTCTGATCTCTACGAATTTGCGATATCAATGTACAGAGCAGTGTCTGCAAGGAAAGAGATCAATTTCGTGTATTCTCCACTCTCAGTCTGGATCATGCTAGCAGGTTTAGCTGAAGGCTCAGACCCCTACACCCAGCAACAGTTGTTCAGTCTTCTAAAACTTCCCTACGATGCTTGTACCCGTCAGAAGTATTACCAATACGCTGGTTCTCGTCTTGTCCCATCTGAAGATGTCAAAATCATAAGCAACCGTGTTCTGCTACTCGATGCTGGCGTTACCCCTTACCCAACTTGGTATGATCTGGTGCTGAAAAACAATATAATGGATGTTTTAACCGCTCCTTTGCATTACAATCCAGTGGCGACGACAAACGAATTGAGAAGGCTCCTGAATGCACATTTACCTAGTATTAACTTGAAAGGAAATTCAATCCTTGTGGATACTGTCGACTACAACGGGCTTTGGACTACAGAATTCGCTGATGCTAGGATTGAGAGAGCTCCGTTCTACGACCAGTTAGGTAACGCAATCGGATTTGTGGATCTCATGAAAGTGACCAAACGCGCAAAGTTGGGATACGTCAAAAGCTTGAAAGCAAAGGTTTTGGAGTTACCTGTCGGTGGAAATGAGCAGTACAAGATGATTTTCGCGTTGTTCCCTGAAACAGACAATGTGAGGAATACTTTCAACTTGGTGACCAGCGAAATTGTCTTCGAGATGTTTGATTCGTTTAAGGAAAGCAACGTGCCCGTTGAGATTGCTATCCCGCGCTTTGTGACCACTAATGAACTGAATATAAGGACCGTGGTTGAAGATTTTGGAGTCACTAGTTTGTGGACTGATCCAGCTGCTACCAG GAACGTGTCCCACCCACCGGCGTTACCAAGCAGTTGGGTACATCGAGCAACCTTAACCCTGGACAACCATGGCATCTACTCTTCACCATTCGAAGTGCCACAAGCAACCCCATACGTTGCCGAAGGACCAACAGGACTTGATCCTAAAGTAGGCAATGAGTTCATAGCAGACAGGCCGTTCTTGTTCGCTctgtttgatgaagaaactctCACTTGTTTGGTAGCTTCCTCGTTTAGCGTGCCTACTTATAAGTAG
- the LOC124642399 gene encoding ovalbumin-related protein X-like, giving the protein MRASVFCFVVAFALQYVLAAKRGIVTIYGSLDSLRIDSGPCPEYENVFEGYQDAIHNFTIEVYKHVAPLGTYQFVVSSHSMWMTLAAIAEGADHETQQQLFKTLMLPDNPCIRQRYYQLAASRFSLTPDVSVVSTRALVIDEGVIPNPLWHNFVTKNSLLDVISAPIKFNPPVAANVIRQVVYANFPRLNLRGNSVLLDTMDYNGLWNTAFADAVVKRAPFHNVAGQRIGSVDMMTVKRRAKVGYVPKLQSKMLELPIGTNNQYSIIIALVVGNNDLRPIIREMKSSIIKEVLGTLQESRVPIDVALPQFTINSELDARTILEDFGIKNLWTDPEATRYISTPPALPSSYVQRSTLTLNKDGVNLPAVVELRSFGPPSSPEDLFFSEFIADRPFMFGLFDTETYSCLMATMYTQPTYPN; this is encoded by the exons ATGAGGGCgagtgtcttttgttttgttgtggCCTTCGCTTTACAATATGTTTTGGCGGCAAAACGAGGCATAGTCACTATATACGGGTCTTTGGACTCCTTGCGCATAGACTCAGGACCATGTCCTGAATACGAGAACGTCTTCGAAGGATATCAAGATGCCATTCATAACTTCACGATAGAAGTTTACAAACACGTGGCTCCACTCGGCACTTACCAGTTTGTTGTCTCTTCTCACTCAATGTGGATGACGTTGGCAGCTATCGCAGAAGGAGCAGATCACGAAACTCAACAGCAACTGTTCAAAACTCTGATGTTACCAGATAACCCATGCATTCGCCAAAGATATTACCAGCTGGCAGCAAGTCGGTTCTCCTTAACCCCTGATGTGTCCGTTGTCAGCACAAGAGCTCTCGTCATCGATGAAGGAGTCATACCTAACCCCTTATGGCACAATTTCGTTACAAAGAATTCTTTACTAGACGTCATTTCGGCACCTATTAAGTTCAACCCACCAGTAGCTGCAAATGTGATCAGACAGGTTGTGTACGCAAACTTTCCACGACTAAACTTACGAGGCAACTCAGTCTTACTTGATACGATGGATTACAACGGTTTGTGGAACACAGCATTCGCTGATGCGGTGGTGAAACGAGCGCCCTTCCACAACGTAGCTGGTCAACGCATTGGTTCCGTAGATATGATGACCGTGAAACGCCGTGCTAAAGTAGGATACGTACCGAAGTTACAATCCAAGATGTTGGAACTACCAATTGGAACTAACAACCAGTATAGTATAATTATAGCTCTGGTTGTAGGGAATAATGATTTGAGACCGATTATCAGAGAGATGAAAAGCTCCATTATAAAAGAAGTGCTGGGAACATTGCAAGAAAGTCGAGTACCGATAGATGTAGCGTTACCACAGTTTACGATAAACTCAGAATTGGATGCAAGGACCATCTTAGAAGATTTTGGAATTAAGAACCTATGGACGGATCCTGAAGCGACCAG GTACATATCAACGCCACCGGCTTTACCCAGCAGCTACGTCCAACGTTCCACTTTAACCCTCAACAAGGATGGAGTGAATCTACCAGCGGTCGTTGAACTCCGGTCTTTTGGACCCCCTTCAAGCCCTGAAGACCTATTCTTCAGCGAGTTCATAGCTGACAGACCATTTATGTTCGGTCTTTTTGATACAGAAACATACTCTTGTCTAATGGCTACAATGTATACTCAACCAACCTATCCTAATTAG